The Myroides phaeus DNA segment GTCTTTACGTCCTGCTTTTACTAAAGAAGGTACTGTAACTGCTGCAAATGCTTCTACTATCAATGATGGAGCTGCTGCTGTAGTCCTTATGAGTGAAGAAAAAGCATTGAGCTTAGGTTTAAAACCATTAGCTTATATCAAAGGATATGCTGATGCTGCTCACGAGCCTGAGTGGTTTACAACTGCTCCTGCTAAAGCTTTACCTCTTGCTCTTAAAAAAGCAAACGTTTCTGTTGAAGATGTTGACTTCTTCGAATTTAACGAGGCGTTCTCTGTTGTTGGTATTGTAAACACAAAATTACTTAATATCGACCCAGAAAAAGTAAACGTAAATGGTGGTGCTGTTTCATTAGGACACCCTCTTGGATGTTCAGGTGCACGTATTATCGTTACTTTATTAAGCGTATTAGAACAAAACAATGCTAAAGTTGGTGCAGCTGCTATTTGTAATGGTGGTGGTGGTGCTTCTGCTTTAGTTATTGAAAGAGCATAAAATATATTTTCACAATATATCGAAGATGAGTTTGATTTGTTCAAACTCATCTTTTATTTTTGTACAATAATTCAAATTACAAATATGTTTGCATATTGCAACCTTGCTATCGTACCCCTTCGCTCAGAACCAACTGACCGAAGTGAAATGGTTACACAAGTTTTATTCGGAGAACATTTTACTATTTTAGAAACTACTGAAAAGTGGTCTAAAATAGAATTAGCCTTTGACAAATACCAAGGTTGGATAGATAATAAACAATATCAAGAGATTTCTGAAGAGGATTTTATCTATCTTCAAAACACCTCTCCTATTCTTTCTGCTGATTTGGTAGACTTCATTTCGTCTCAAAATAGCCAACTTATGGCGATTCCTTTAGGAAGTTGTCTTACTGGCTTAAAAAAGACCAATATCAATACAGACCAATTCTCATATGAAGGAATGACTATCACTGGTCAGTTTACCAAACAAACGTTCCTAAAAACTGCGTTTATGTACTTAAATTCCCCTTATTTATGGGGAGGAAAGACTCCTTTTGGAATTGACTGTTCTGGTTTTACACAAATGGTTTACCGTATTAACGGTTATAAAATACCACGTGATGCCTCTCAACAAGCTGCTATTGGTGAAGCTCTTAGCTTTATTGAAGAGAGCGAAATAGGTGATTTAGCTTTCTTTGACAATGCAGAAGGTAATATCGTTCACGTAGGAATTATTATGGAAAACAATTATATCATTCACGCACACGGAAAAGTGCGCATTGATAGATTAGACCATTTAGGTATCTATAATATTGACTCTGGTAGACATACCCATAAACTACGTGTTATTAAGAAAATCATCTAATCACACATCTTATTTCTACAATAAAAACACAGTATCCCTTTTATTTAACTTTAAGGGAGATTTCTTGTGTTTTCAGTTTTCAAATACAAAAAGAATTGCGAATAGCCCTTAAATCAGTTATAAAAGGATATTTTTAACTATAATTGCTTGTGCAACTTTTTGATATGGCAAAAAAATAAAATGTATCTTTGCCCAAATATCAAAGATGTATGAATACTTTCGAGCAATTTAATCTACCGAAAGCTTTAGATAAAGCCCTTAACGAGCTAAATTTCAAATCTCCTACCCCTATTCAAGCTAAATCTTTTCCTGTTATATTATCAGGTAGAGATATGATGGGTATTGCACAAACTGGTACAGGTAAGACATTCGCTTACTTATTACCTATTTTAAAGCAATGGAAGTTTGCCAAATTTGAAACTCCAAGAGTTGTAATCATTGTACCTACACGTGAGTTAGTGGTGCAAGTAGTTGAAGAAACAGAGAAACTTACTAAATATATGTCAGTTCGTACACTTGGAGTGTACGGAGGTACAAATATCAATACACAACGTAAAGCTGTTTACGAAGGGGTGGACATCCTTGTAGGAACACCTGGACGTATGATGGACCTTGCATTAGACGGGGTACTTCGCTTTGACAACTTACAGAAGTTAGTTATTGATGAATTTGACGAGATCTTAAACTTAGGTTTCCGTACTCAGCTAACATCTATTTTAGCAATGATGAAAAACAAGAAACAAAACATCTTGTTTTCTGCTACAATGACAGAAGAAGTTGATGAAATTCTTGATGACTACTTTGAATTCCCTGAAGAAGTTTCTTTAGCCGCTTCAGGTACTCCATTAGAAAAAATAGACCAACAAGTTTATGTAGTTCCTAACTTCACTACTAAGATGAATTTATTAATGCATCTATTAAGTGACAAAGAGGTATATAACCGTGTTCTTATTTTCATCAACAGTAAACGTCTTGCTGATGTAGTAATGGAGAAATTAGAAGAAGCTTTCCCTGAAGAATTTACTGTTATTCACTCTAATAAGTCTCAGAACTTCCGTATGCGTTCTATGGCTGAATTCCAAGCAAGTGAGTTAAGAGGATTATTAACAACTGATATTATGGCGCGTGGATTAGATATTTCTGATATCTCACACGTTGTTAACTTACAGTTTACAGAGTCTCCTGAGCAATATATTCACCGTATTGGACGTACAGGTCGTGCAGACAAAGAAGGTATCGCTATTTCATTCGTTGACCCTAAAGAGGAAGAAATGAGATTGGCTGCTGAAGAATTGATGGAAAGAGAACTTAGAGAAATGGAAATTCCTGAGGAAGTCGAGATCTCTGATAAATTAATGGAGTTTGAAAAATCAAAACTAAAAGCAAAGCAACTTGTAAAAGTTAAAAAGCCTATTGAAAAAGGCGCTGCTTTCCACGAAAAGAAAGACAAAAACCAAAAAGTAAACTTAGGAGGTCCTGGTAAACGTAAACCAAGAAAAACTAAACCAAGAAATAGAGCTGTTGAAGCTAAAAGAGCTGCTAAACGCAAGGGTCTATAGTAGATTCTATCACATAAAAAAGCCTCGTAAACATAAGTTTACGAGGCTTTTTAGTTTTATTTTATCTCATTAAAAAAGGATTGCTAATTGTAAAAATCAGCAAGCCTTTTCAATATCTAAACTCCTATAAAGATTACATATTAATCTCTTCAGGATTGTGTTTATGTTTAAATGTAACTGCAAATAGAATTGCAATAGTCAACGCATAAGCAGCAAAAGTCAACCAGATATGTTCCCAATCTCTAATTTCAATTACTGTACTTAATGTACCGTCAGTTAAAACAGAAGATCCCTTCTCTGCAATCATAGATAATAATGTTTTATTATCTGTTGTTGTATCTAAATAGGTAGCTAAACTACTTACATCTGTAAAGCGTTGTAAGAAGTATACATCAATAAGACGTCCTGCTACTAAGTTACCTAATACAGCACCAAACCCATTAGTCATCATCATAAATAACCCTTGAGCCGATGAACGCATTGAAGAATCAGTAGATCCCTCAACAAATAAAGAACCTGATATATTAAAGAAGTCAAATGCCATTCCATAGACAACACAAGACATAATAATCATCCATAATCCTGTACCTGGATCTCCTAATCCTAAGAAACCGAATCTTAATACCCAAGCAAACATTGATAACAACATTACTGTTTTGATACCATATTTTTTAAGGAAGAAAGGAATAGCTAAAATGAATAACGTTTCAGAAACCTGAGAAATTGACATAATGATTGTAGAATACTTTACAACCAATGAATCAGCATACTTTGGGAAAAACTTAAACTCATCTAAGAAAACATCTCCATAAGCATTTGTTAGTTGCAAAGCAGCTCCTAAGAACATTGAGAAGAAGAAGAACAATGCCATCTTGTAGTTTCCAAACAATTTAAAAGCATTTAATCCTAACATCTCCATTAATGAACCACTTTCTTTCTCTCCTTTTGGTTCACATTTAGGTAATGTAAAAGAATACAATCCTAAAAGAATTGCTCCTACACCTGCTATATAAAACTGATACTCGGTTGCTTTATTACCTGTAAGGTTTGTCATCCACATTGCAGCAATAAATCCTATTGTACCAAACACACGAATCGGTGGGAAGTCTTTAACAACGTCAAAACCATTTCCTTTTAATACATCATAAGAAATAGAATTACTCAAAGCAATAGTAGGCATATAACAACACATTGCTACTAACATCACCCAAAAGAACGTTCCTGGATCGTCAACTTGAACTAAACCGAATAAAGTAACCCCATAAAGAATATGCAAGATACCATATAATCTTTCCGTATTAATCCATTTATCTGCTACTATCCCTGCAAGTGTTGGCATAAAAATAGAAGCAATTCCCATTGTTGCGAAAATGATACCGAATTGACTACCACTCCACTCTTTTGTTCCAAACCAATAGTTCCCTATTGTGATTAACCATGCTCCCCATACAAAGAATTGCATGAAGCTCATAAACGTCAATTTAATTTTTATATTCATTTCTGTTTTATTATATCAGTCTTAACAAATTTAAAGATAAAATACTTTTATTTATAGTTTACAAAGTACTTTAAATCAACTCTCTACTTAATTTTATTTTGCGCTAATTCTAAAATTAAGTCGAATTGTTCCTCACGAGTAAGGTTTGAGTTATCAACCTCAACTGCATCTACAGCCATTACAAGTGGAGAATCTGCTCTTGTTGTATCAATTTTATCTCTTTCTACAACATTTTTAAAAACATCTTCAAATTTGATTGTCTCATCTTTCACAATTAACTCATCAAAACGACGTTGAGCCCTAATCTCAGGAGAAGCAGTCATAAATATCTTTAATTCTGCATCTGGAAAAACGACAGTACCAATATCTCTACCATCCATAACAACACCTTTAGATTTACCTAAGTTTTGTTGTTGTTCAACTAATTTTCTACGCACTTCTGGTATTTCAGCAATTTGACTTACAAAATTAGATACTTCCAATGTTCTAATGATGTCCTCTACATTACTGTGATTTAAATAAATTTCAGCAAACCCACGCTCTGGATTATATTCAAAATGAAGTTCAATTAAATGAAGGGAATCTATCAATGCCTCTTTGTCAAAATGACCTTCTTTAATAAAGCCTTTTCTCATGGCGTATAAAGTTACTGCACGATACATAGCTCCTGTATCAATATAAACGTAACTCAGTGATTTTGCCAATGATTTTGCCAATGTACTTTTCCCCGTAGATGAAAAGCCATCAATCGCTATGGTGATCTTTTTCAAATTGAAAAATTTAAAATTAATTTCTGTTTTTACTTAATGTCAAATATAACAGATTAAATCACGTTTTCACACTTTTAATATCAATATAACTACAAACAAACAATAGTTCATTTTATGCAATATTCTTAGTTGCTACTAATGCTTTCTAATAAAGATTTTGACAATTGTTTACAAAGGTAAAGTAATATAAAAAATTACGCACTAAAATATGAGAATAACACCAGCTCATTAAACAAAAAAAGCACCAGATGAATTATCTGGTGCTTTTAAATATATAGCATAAAGAGGTTATTTTGCTTTTACAGCTTCAAACTTCTTTGCATTCTTTACTTTTTGATCAGTAATTGCTAATTCAATTACTTCTTCCATACGATCTACATAGTGGAATGTTAATCCTTTTAAATACTCTTCTTTTATTTCATCAATATCTTTTCTATTGTCTTTACACAAGATAATTTCCTTGATATTAGCTCTTTTAGCTGCAAGTATTTTTTCTTTTATTCCTCCTACAGGTAATACTTTCCCTCTCAATGTAATCTCTCCTGTCATCGCTAAGTTCTTCTTTACTTTTTTCTGTGTAAAAGAAGACACCATAGAGGTTAACATTGTAATACCAGCACTTGGTCCATCTTTTGGTGTTGCTCCTTCAGGAACGTGAATATGTATTTTATAATTATCAAGAGTCTCTTGAGCAATACCTAATTCATCTGCGTGAGCCTTAATATACTCAAGTGCAATTGTAGCAGACTCTTTCATTACGGTTCCTAAATTACCCGTAATAGACAAATCACCTTTTCCTTTAGAAACAATAGACTCAATATACAGAATATCACCACCAACACTTGTCCAAGCTAAACCAGTTACAACTCCTGCTACATCATTATTCTCATATTTATCGCTTTCAAAACGAGGTGTTCCTAATATCTTACGAATATCAGCTTCTGTCATTTTTACATTGTACTCTTCTTCCATTACAATGCTCTTAGCAACACCACGAGCAACGTGTGCAAGCTGTTTATCTAAACCACGTACACCAGATTCTCTTGTATAATTTGAAACGATAAACTCCATTTGTTTCTTGCCAATTGACAAGTCTTTAGTTGTTAAACCGTGCTCTTTCAATTGTTTTGGCAACAAATGCTGTTTCCCTATTTCTACCTTCTCTTCAATCGTATATCCTGTCATTTCAATAATCTCCATACGATCACGCAATGCAGGTTGAATAGTTCCTAAGTTATTAGAAGTAGCAATAAACATAACTTTAGACAAATCATACCCCATTTCTAAGAAGTTATCATAGAAATCAGAGTTTTGTTCAGGATCCAATACTTCTAACAAAGCAGAAGAAGGGTCTCCATTATGACTTGATGACAATTTATCAATTTCATCTAATAAGAAAACAGGGTTTGACGTTTTAGCCTTTTTAATACTTTGTATAATACGTCCTGGCATAGCACCAATATACGTCTTTCTGTGTCCTCTAATTTCAGCTTCATCTCTCAATCCACCTAAAGAAATACGAACATACTCCCTACCTAAAGCATTCGCAATAGAACGCCCGATAGATGTTTTACCAACCCCCGGAGGTCCGTATAAACATAAAATAGGTGATTTTAAATCATTTCTTAATTTAAGAACTGCCATATGTTCAAGAACACGCTTTTTAACGTCTTCAATTCCGTAATGGTCTTTATTTAAAACTTTATCTGCATTTTTTAAGTCAAAGTTATCTTTAGAATACTCCCCCCAAGGTAACTCCAATAACAACTCTAAATAATTGCGTTGAATACCAAACTCAGCAACTTGAGGATTCATTCTTTGAAATTTCATTAATTCCTTCTCAAAGCGTTCTTTTACCTCTTTACTCCATTTCTTATTCTTAGCTTTTTTACGCATTTCCTCAAACTCTTCTTCATTTGAAAAGCCTCCAAGCTCTTCTTGAATAGTTTTCATTTGTTGATGTAAGAAATACTCTTTTTGCTGTTGATCAAGATCAATGCGAACTTTACTTTGAATATGATTGCGTAAAACAAGTTTCTGCAATTCTAAATTCATTTCTTTTAAAGTATCAAGTCCTCTATCTTTCAAATTATCAATACACAATAAGTTTTGCTTTTGTTCAACTGTCAAACTAATGTTTGAAGAAATAAAATTGATTAAAAAAGACTTACTATCAATATTGTTAATTGCAAATGAAGCTTCTGAAGGGATATTAGGATTCTCTTTTATGATTTCTAACGAAAGTTCTTTTATCGAATCTACAATAGCTACAAACTCTTTATCTCCTTTTTTAGGTTGAGTTTCAACTCGTTCTTTGATAGTTGCCTTCATAAAAGGCTCCTCTTCTACCATTTCAACAATATCAAAACGTTTTTTACCTTGTAAAATCACAGTGATATTTCCATCAGGTAGCTTTAATAATTTGATGATACGTGCAACTGTTCCTGTATGATAAATATCGTTAACCGTAGGGTCATCTACATCTTCATCCTTCTGGGCTACAACACCTATTATTTTATCTCCCTTGTTTGCTTTATTCAGTAATTCAATTGATTTATCTCT contains these protein-coding regions:
- a CDS encoding C40 family peptidase, which produces MFAYCNLAIVPLRSEPTDRSEMVTQVLFGEHFTILETTEKWSKIELAFDKYQGWIDNKQYQEISEEDFIYLQNTSPILSADLVDFISSQNSQLMAIPLGSCLTGLKKTNINTDQFSYEGMTITGQFTKQTFLKTAFMYLNSPYLWGGKTPFGIDCSGFTQMVYRINGYKIPRDASQQAAIGEALSFIEESEIGDLAFFDNAEGNIVHVGIIMENNYIIHAHGKVRIDRLDHLGIYNIDSGRHTHKLRVIKKII
- a CDS encoding DEAD/DEAH box helicase — encoded protein: MNTFEQFNLPKALDKALNELNFKSPTPIQAKSFPVILSGRDMMGIAQTGTGKTFAYLLPILKQWKFAKFETPRVVIIVPTRELVVQVVEETEKLTKYMSVRTLGVYGGTNINTQRKAVYEGVDILVGTPGRMMDLALDGVLRFDNLQKLVIDEFDEILNLGFRTQLTSILAMMKNKKQNILFSATMTEEVDEILDDYFEFPEEVSLAASGTPLEKIDQQVYVVPNFTTKMNLLMHLLSDKEVYNRVLIFINSKRLADVVMEKLEEAFPEEFTVIHSNKSQNFRMRSMAEFQASELRGLLTTDIMARGLDISDISHVVNLQFTESPEQYIHRIGRTGRADKEGIAISFVDPKEEEMRLAAEELMERELREMEIPEEVEISDKLMEFEKSKLKAKQLVKVKKPIEKGAAFHEKKDKNQKVNLGGPGKRKPRKTKPRNRAVEAKRAAKRKGL
- a CDS encoding nucleoside permease — protein: MNIKIKLTFMSFMQFFVWGAWLITIGNYWFGTKEWSGSQFGIIFATMGIASIFMPTLAGIVADKWINTERLYGILHILYGVTLFGLVQVDDPGTFFWVMLVAMCCYMPTIALSNSISYDVLKGNGFDVVKDFPPIRVFGTIGFIAAMWMTNLTGNKATEYQFYIAGVGAILLGLYSFTLPKCEPKGEKESGSLMEMLGLNAFKLFGNYKMALFFFFSMFLGAALQLTNAYGDVFLDEFKFFPKYADSLVVKYSTIIMSISQVSETLFILAIPFFLKKYGIKTVMLLSMFAWVLRFGFLGLGDPGTGLWMIIMSCVVYGMAFDFFNISGSLFVEGSTDSSMRSSAQGLFMMMTNGFGAVLGNLVAGRLIDVYFLQRFTDVSSLATYLDTTTDNKTLLSMIAEKGSSVLTDGTLSTVIEIRDWEHIWLTFAAYALTIAILFAVTFKHKHNPEEINM
- the cmk gene encoding (d)CMP kinase — encoded protein: MKKITIAIDGFSSTGKSTLAKSLAKSLSYVYIDTGAMYRAVTLYAMRKGFIKEGHFDKEALIDSLHLIELHFEYNPERGFAEIYLNHSNVEDIIRTLEVSNFVSQIAEIPEVRRKLVEQQQNLGKSKGVVMDGRDIGTVVFPDAELKIFMTASPEIRAQRRFDELIVKDETIKFEDVFKNVVERDKIDTTRADSPLVMAVDAVEVDNSNLTREEQFDLILELAQNKIK
- the lon gene encoding endopeptidase La; this translates as MADQKIITLDNLSLQDFVDGDSEFIPIMTSEDEEEMNNEEMPLEIPILPLRNMVLFPGVVIPITAGRDKSIELLNKANKGDKIIGVVAQKDEDVDDPTVNDIYHTGTVARIIKLLKLPDGNITVILQGKKRFDIVEMVEEEPFMKATIKERVETQPKKGDKEFVAIVDSIKELSLEIIKENPNIPSEASFAINNIDSKSFLINFISSNISLTVEQKQNLLCIDNLKDRGLDTLKEMNLELQKLVLRNHIQSKVRIDLDQQQKEYFLHQQMKTIQEELGGFSNEEEFEEMRKKAKNKKWSKEVKERFEKELMKFQRMNPQVAEFGIQRNYLELLLELPWGEYSKDNFDLKNADKVLNKDHYGIEDVKKRVLEHMAVLKLRNDLKSPILCLYGPPGVGKTSIGRSIANALGREYVRISLGGLRDEAEIRGHRKTYIGAMPGRIIQSIKKAKTSNPVFLLDEIDKLSSSHNGDPSSALLEVLDPEQNSDFYDNFLEMGYDLSKVMFIATSNNLGTIQPALRDRMEIIEMTGYTIEEKVEIGKQHLLPKQLKEHGLTTKDLSIGKKQMEFIVSNYTRESGVRGLDKQLAHVARGVAKSIVMEEEYNVKMTEADIRKILGTPRFESDKYENNDVAGVVTGLAWTSVGGDILYIESIVSKGKGDLSITGNLGTVMKESATIALEYIKAHADELGIAQETLDNYKIHIHVPEGATPKDGPSAGITMLTSMVSSFTQKKVKKNLAMTGEITLRGKVLPVGGIKEKILAAKRANIKEIILCKDNRKDIDEIKEEYLKGLTFHYVDRMEEVIELAITDQKVKNAKKFEAVKAK